One window of Solwaraspora sp. WMMA2056 genomic DNA carries:
- a CDS encoding efflux RND transporter permease subunit, with protein sequence MSLLARLSLANRGLVALVAVVITLFGAFTIPTLKQQLLPSLEFPAAFVSAVFPGAAPEIVEAQVTEPVENAVAAVSDVESVTSTSSEGFATVQIEFAFGTDLDGAVNDLETALNRIGAQLPDGVDPVVFAGSTDDLPAVVLAATGADDEQQELSRRLSETVVPELEGIDGVRAVDVTGASEQIVAITPDFAALTAAGYDPGAISAALRANGVTIPAGALTEDDQTLTVQVGSRIETIEDLGAIFLTTAGRAPVRLDAVAEITEQTSPATSITRTNGAVSLGIAVTAGPDGDAVGISHEIRDRLAELGDAADTELVVVFDQAPFVERSIEALTTEGLLGLVMAVLVILVFLLSVRSTVVTAVSIPLSVLIALIALWIGDYSLNLLTLGALTISVGRVVDDSIVVLENIKRHLEYGEDRRTAILTGVREVSGAVTSSTLATVAVFAPIAIVGGFVGQLFAPFAITVTVALLASLLVSLTIIPVLAYWFLKPAAAGTDVEAVREQAEAKELRNPLQRGYLPVIRFATTRRWATVGIGLAVLLGTFALGTRLETNFIDDAGQDTLSMRQELPVGTSLTAVDAAARQVERELARTDGIESYQVSIGNSSNPFAGSGGATTASYSITLTEGTDNVALQQQLRDAFAGRDSLGEITVGAAGGGPGGASTNQLQVVVQANDPDDLATATERVRAAMAQTPDVADVTTSLAADATRLEVRIDRAAAAGAGLTEAAIGQIVAQAFRGSPLGEVTLDGERMSVLLSPTATPTSVEELAALPIGPVPLSALAEIVEVSGPVQINRMDGERSATVTGTATGSNVGQTSADLTERLDGLSLPTGVTYTIGGVSADQAEAFADLGLALLAAIAIVFVIMVATFRSLIQPLILLVSVPFAATGAIGLLVVTGTPMGVPALIGALMLVGIVVTNAIVLMDLINQYRDQGMSVSQAVVEGGRRRLRPILMTAIATICALTPMALGLTGVAGFIGQPLAIVVIGGLFSSTLLTLVLVPTLYTMVEGTKERWRERRGAARTGDAGTGPTGAAGEGSAAADAAADRAATSDGTAQRSSPVAAPPARPSAALVDGTDQFEVLKLPKSRKSPLPPADS encoded by the coding sequence ATGTCGTTGCTCGCCAGACTCAGCCTCGCCAACCGGGGCCTCGTCGCGCTCGTCGCGGTCGTGATCACGCTGTTCGGCGCGTTCACGATCCCGACGCTCAAACAGCAGCTCCTGCCCTCGCTGGAGTTCCCGGCCGCGTTCGTCAGCGCGGTCTTCCCGGGCGCCGCGCCGGAGATCGTCGAGGCGCAGGTCACCGAGCCGGTCGAGAACGCCGTCGCGGCCGTGTCGGACGTGGAGAGCGTCACCTCCACCTCCAGCGAAGGCTTCGCGACCGTACAGATCGAGTTCGCCTTCGGCACCGACCTCGACGGCGCGGTCAACGACCTGGAGACCGCGCTCAACCGGATCGGGGCGCAGCTGCCCGACGGCGTCGACCCGGTGGTCTTCGCCGGCAGCACCGACGACCTGCCCGCCGTGGTGCTCGCCGCCACCGGTGCCGACGACGAGCAGCAGGAGCTGTCCCGCCGGCTCAGCGAGACCGTCGTACCCGAGCTGGAAGGCATCGACGGGGTACGTGCCGTCGACGTCACCGGCGCCAGCGAGCAGATCGTCGCGATCACCCCGGACTTTGCCGCGTTGACCGCCGCCGGCTACGACCCGGGCGCGATCAGCGCCGCCCTGCGGGCCAACGGCGTCACCATCCCGGCCGGCGCGCTGACCGAGGACGACCAGACCCTCACCGTGCAGGTCGGCAGCCGGATCGAGACCATCGAGGACCTCGGCGCGATCTTCCTGACCACGGCCGGTCGGGCACCCGTACGGCTGGACGCCGTCGCCGAGATCACCGAGCAGACCTCACCGGCCACCTCCATCACCCGGACCAACGGCGCGGTCAGCCTCGGGATCGCGGTCACCGCCGGCCCGGACGGCGACGCCGTCGGCATCTCGCACGAGATCCGCGACCGGCTGGCCGAGCTGGGTGACGCGGCCGACACCGAACTCGTCGTGGTCTTCGACCAGGCGCCGTTCGTCGAGCGTTCGATCGAGGCGCTGACCACCGAAGGCCTGCTCGGCCTGGTGATGGCGGTCCTGGTCATCCTGGTCTTCCTGCTGTCGGTACGGTCCACCGTCGTCACCGCCGTCTCGATCCCGCTGTCGGTGCTCATCGCGCTGATCGCGCTCTGGATCGGCGACTACTCGCTCAACCTGCTCACCCTGGGCGCGTTGACCATCTCGGTCGGCCGGGTGGTGGACGACTCGATCGTCGTCCTGGAGAACATCAAACGACATCTGGAGTACGGCGAGGACCGGCGTACGGCGATCCTCACCGGCGTCCGGGAGGTCTCCGGCGCGGTCACCTCCTCGACGCTGGCCACGGTGGCGGTCTTCGCGCCGATCGCCATCGTCGGCGGGTTCGTCGGCCAGCTGTTCGCCCCGTTCGCGATCACCGTCACCGTCGCCCTGCTCGCTTCACTGCTGGTCTCCCTGACGATCATCCCGGTGCTGGCGTACTGGTTCCTCAAGCCGGCCGCCGCCGGCACCGACGTCGAGGCCGTCCGCGAGCAGGCCGAGGCGAAGGAGCTGCGCAACCCACTGCAGCGCGGCTACCTGCCGGTGATCCGGTTCGCCACCACCCGACGGTGGGCGACCGTCGGTATCGGCCTGGCGGTGCTGCTGGGCACCTTCGCGCTGGGCACCAGGCTGGAGACCAACTTCATCGACGATGCCGGCCAGGACACCCTGAGCATGCGTCAGGAGCTGCCGGTCGGCACCAGCCTCACGGCGGTCGACGCCGCCGCCCGCCAGGTGGAGCGTGAGTTGGCCCGCACCGACGGGATCGAGTCCTACCAGGTCTCCATCGGCAACAGCAGCAACCCGTTCGCCGGCAGCGGTGGCGCCACCACGGCCAGCTACTCGATCACCCTGACCGAGGGCACCGACAACGTGGCCCTGCAGCAGCAGCTGCGGGACGCCTTCGCCGGCCGCGACTCCCTCGGTGAGATCACCGTCGGCGCCGCCGGTGGTGGGCCGGGCGGTGCCAGTACCAACCAGCTGCAGGTCGTCGTGCAGGCCAACGACCCGGACGACCTGGCGACCGCCACCGAACGGGTCCGAGCCGCGATGGCGCAGACCCCGGACGTCGCCGACGTGACCACCTCGCTGGCCGCCGACGCCACCCGGCTGGAGGTCCGCATCGACCGGGCGGCCGCAGCCGGCGCGGGGCTCACCGAGGCGGCGATCGGCCAGATCGTCGCCCAGGCGTTCCGGGGCAGCCCGCTGGGTGAGGTCACCCTCGACGGCGAGCGGATGAGCGTGCTGCTCAGCCCGACCGCCACCCCCACGTCGGTCGAGGAACTGGCGGCGCTGCCGATCGGCCCGGTGCCGCTGAGCGCGCTGGCGGAGATCGTCGAGGTCAGCGGGCCGGTGCAGATCAACCGGATGGACGGCGAACGCAGCGCCACCGTCACCGGCACCGCGACCGGCTCGAACGTCGGGCAGACCAGCGCCGACCTGACCGAACGGCTCGACGGGCTGTCGCTGCCGACGGGTGTGACGTACACCATCGGTGGGGTCAGCGCCGACCAGGCGGAGGCGTTCGCCGACCTCGGCCTGGCGTTGCTCGCCGCGATCGCCATCGTCTTCGTGATCATGGTGGCGACGTTCCGCAGCCTGATCCAGCCGCTGATCCTGCTGGTGTCGGTGCCGTTCGCGGCGACCGGCGCGATCGGTCTGCTGGTCGTCACCGGTACGCCGATGGGCGTGCCGGCGCTGATCGGGGCGCTGATGCTGGTCGGCATCGTGGTGACCAACGCGATCGTGCTGATGGACCTGATCAACCAGTACCGCGACCAGGGCATGAGCGTGTCCCAGGCGGTGGTGGAGGGGGGCCGGCGTCGGCTGCGGCCGATCCTGATGACCGCGATCGCGACCATCTGCGCGCTGACCCCGATGGCGCTGGGGCTGACCGGGGTGGCCGGGTTCATCGGCCAGCCGCTGGCGATCGTGGTGATCGGTGGTCTGTTCAGCTCGACCCTGCTCACCCTGGTGCTGGTGCCGACCCTCTACACGATGGTCGAGGGGACCAAGGAACGCTGGCGGGAGCGTCGTGGTGCCGCCCGGACCGGCGACGCCGGCACCGGGCCGACGGGCGCGGCCGGCGAGGGGTCGGCCGCCGCCGACGCGGCGGCCGACCGGGCGGCGACCTCCGACGGTACGGCGCAGCGCAGCTCACCGGTGGCCGCGCCGCCGGCCCGGCCGTCGGCGGCCCTGGTCGACGGCACCGACCAGTTCGAGGTGCTGAAGCTGCCGAAGAGCCGCAAGTCGCCGCTGCCGCCAGCGGACAGCTGA
- a CDS encoding MFS transporter, protein MASPLAVLTGNRDFRRLLSAELVMFGADWFVMVPLLVLLPELTGSGVWGALVLAADTGIHALMLPFTGTLADRFDRRRILILANLAAVVAVLLLLGVRSSGTAWLALAAVAALAVAKSCYSPAAQAALPNVVSAEELPSANVFAGSAWGTMAIVGASLGGLVSAAVGPYTCFWIAAGALLVAAGFTVTIRRPMQAPRDSAEPALRTLAAIRETLVYIGRRPQVLALVTAKSAVGLGNGVLTLFPLLAGVYGVGAIGTGLLFAVRGAGAVVGPLLMRPVLNRRRWLLTALAASMSVYGLSYTGIALISWFPLVLALVFLAHLGGGSNWVLSNFALQAVVPDRLRGRVFAADLMLATLAISVSQLVVAAVIDTVDIRVILAGCGLVTVTYAIGWWLVTRRLPLAVAPAETR, encoded by the coding sequence GTGGCCTCACCGTTAGCGGTCCTTACCGGCAATCGTGACTTCCGTCGGCTGCTCAGCGCCGAGCTGGTGATGTTCGGTGCCGACTGGTTCGTCATGGTCCCGCTGCTGGTGCTGTTGCCGGAGTTGACCGGCAGCGGTGTCTGGGGAGCTCTGGTTCTCGCCGCCGACACCGGCATCCACGCCCTGATGCTGCCGTTCACCGGGACGTTGGCCGACCGGTTCGACCGCCGACGCATTCTGATCCTGGCGAACCTTGCGGCGGTGGTGGCCGTACTGCTACTGCTCGGGGTGCGTTCGTCGGGCACCGCCTGGCTCGCGTTGGCCGCCGTGGCCGCGCTCGCCGTGGCGAAGTCGTGCTACTCGCCCGCCGCCCAGGCCGCGCTGCCGAACGTGGTGTCGGCCGAGGAACTGCCCAGTGCCAACGTGTTCGCCGGCTCCGCGTGGGGCACGATGGCGATCGTCGGCGCGTCGCTCGGTGGCCTGGTCAGCGCTGCCGTCGGCCCGTACACCTGCTTCTGGATCGCGGCGGGCGCGCTGCTGGTGGCGGCCGGCTTCACCGTCACCATCCGCCGGCCGATGCAGGCCCCACGGGACAGCGCCGAACCGGCGTTGCGCACCCTGGCCGCGATCCGCGAGACCCTGGTCTACATCGGTCGCCGCCCGCAGGTGCTGGCCCTGGTGACCGCCAAGAGCGCGGTCGGCCTCGGTAACGGCGTGCTGACGTTGTTCCCGCTGCTCGCCGGCGTGTACGGGGTCGGTGCGATCGGCACCGGGCTGCTGTTCGCGGTGCGCGGTGCCGGTGCGGTGGTGGGGCCGCTGCTCATGCGTCCGGTGCTCAACCGGCGGCGCTGGCTGCTGACCGCGTTGGCGGCCTCGATGTCGGTGTACGGGTTGTCCTACACCGGTATCGCGTTGATCAGCTGGTTCCCGCTGGTGCTGGCGCTGGTGTTCCTGGCGCACCTGGGGGGCGGCAGCAACTGGGTGCTGTCCAACTTCGCCCTGCAGGCCGTCGTGCCGGACCGGTTGCGCGGCCGGGTGTTCGCCGCCGACCTGATGCTGGCGACGCTGGCGATCTCGGTCAGTCAGCTGGTGGTGGCCGCCGTGATCGACACGGTGGACATCCGGGTCATCCTGGCCGGCTGTGGCCTGGTGACCGTGACGTACGCCATCGGCTGGTGGCTGGTGACCCGGCGGCTGCCGCTGGCGGTGGCCCCCGCCGAGACCCGGTGA
- a CDS encoding SPFH domain-containing protein: MERSVFRVSGFLAVGVLLALGAVVALPVLLTVGSSVTGADAAAIVVPAALYAAVVAVAATGFAVVNPNEAQVVQFFGRYLGTIRVAGLHWTWPLTARRRVTLRVRNFETDRLKVADADGNPVEIAAVVVWRVVDSANAVFSVDDHVAYVAVQAEAAVRHLATSYPYEAHDSGRASLRDGSVVAEELTAELRERVELAGVEVLESRVTHLAYAAEIAHAMLARQQAAAVVAARFRIVEGAVGMVSNALERLRDEHVIDLDEERKAQMVANLLVVLCGDRSVQPVVNTGSLYS; the protein is encoded by the coding sequence ATGGAACGGTCGGTCTTCCGGGTGTCGGGCTTTCTGGCGGTCGGCGTGCTGCTGGCACTCGGCGCGGTCGTCGCGCTGCCCGTGCTGCTCACCGTCGGTTCCTCGGTCACCGGCGCCGACGCGGCCGCGATCGTCGTACCGGCGGCGCTGTACGCGGCCGTGGTCGCCGTCGCCGCCACCGGCTTCGCCGTGGTCAACCCCAACGAGGCGCAGGTCGTGCAGTTCTTCGGCCGCTACCTCGGCACCATCAGGGTCGCCGGTCTGCACTGGACGTGGCCGTTGACCGCGCGCCGGCGGGTCACCCTGCGGGTGCGCAACTTCGAGACCGACCGGCTCAAGGTCGCCGACGCCGACGGCAACCCGGTCGAGATCGCCGCGGTCGTCGTCTGGCGGGTCGTCGACTCGGCGAACGCTGTCTTCTCGGTCGACGACCACGTCGCCTACGTCGCGGTGCAGGCCGAGGCGGCCGTACGCCACCTGGCCACCAGCTACCCGTACGAGGCGCACGACAGCGGCCGGGCCAGCCTGCGCGACGGCAGCGTCGTCGCCGAGGAGCTGACCGCCGAGCTGCGCGAGCGGGTCGAGCTGGCCGGCGTCGAGGTGCTGGAGTCCCGGGTGACCCACCTCGCGTACGCGGCCGAGATCGCCCACGCGATGCTCGCCCGGCAGCAGGCCGCAGCGGTCGTCGCGGCCCGGTTCCGCATCGTCGAGGGCGCGGTGGGCATGGTCTCCAACGCCCTGGAACGCCTGCGGGACGAGCACGTCATCGACCTCGACGAGGAGCGCAAGGCCCAGATGGTGGCCAACCTGCTGGTCGTGCTCTGCGGTGACCGGTCGGTGCAGCCGGTGGTCAACACGGGATCTCTCTACAGCTGA
- the thrB gene encoding homoserine kinase gives MAISFVPGPVTVRVPATSANLGPGFDALGLALGHHDEVTARVTAGGCRVEVSGEGAGELPVDDSHLVVRAMYATFDALGARPPGLALSCVNRIPQARGMGSSSAAIVAGVQLARGLSVGGMQALDTAAALRIAADLEGHPDNVAPCLLGGFTIAWTAADGAHAVALPVAPDRAVTVFVPTGRGLTEVARAALPPTVPHADAAFNAGRSALLVHAITADPALLLAATEDRLHQEYRAAGMPASADLVARLRAAGVAAVISGAGPSVLALTDVPGDFCPGMDWQSQTLLVDVAGAQIEGAIVGHAERDPVAAGRKS, from the coding sequence ATGGCTATCAGCTTCGTTCCCGGGCCGGTGACCGTACGGGTCCCGGCGACCAGCGCCAACCTCGGTCCCGGGTTCGACGCGCTCGGGCTGGCCCTGGGGCACCACGACGAGGTGACCGCCCGGGTGACCGCCGGCGGCTGCCGGGTCGAGGTCTCCGGTGAAGGGGCCGGCGAGTTGCCGGTCGACGACAGCCACCTGGTGGTACGGGCCATGTACGCCACCTTCGACGCCCTCGGCGCCCGCCCGCCCGGCCTGGCGCTGAGCTGTGTCAACCGGATCCCGCAGGCCCGGGGGATGGGCTCGTCGTCGGCGGCGATCGTGGCCGGCGTACAGCTTGCCCGTGGCCTGTCCGTCGGCGGCATGCAGGCCCTGGACACCGCCGCCGCGCTGCGGATCGCCGCGGACCTGGAGGGTCACCCCGACAACGTGGCACCCTGCCTGCTGGGCGGGTTCACCATCGCCTGGACGGCGGCCGACGGCGCGCACGCCGTCGCGTTGCCGGTGGCACCGGACCGGGCGGTGACGGTCTTCGTGCCGACCGGCCGGGGGCTCACCGAGGTGGCGCGGGCGGCGCTGCCGCCGACGGTGCCGCACGCCGACGCCGCGTTCAACGCCGGCCGGTCCGCGCTGCTGGTGCATGCGATCACCGCCGATCCGGCGCTGCTGCTGGCCGCCACCGAGGACCGGCTGCACCAGGAGTACCGGGCGGCCGGGATGCCGGCCAGCGCCGACCTGGTCGCCCGGTTGCGCGCCGCCGGGGTGGCCGCGGTGATCAGCGGAGCGGGGCCCAGTGTGCTGGCGCTGACCGACGTGCCGGGTGATTTCTGTCCGGGAATGGACTGGCAGAGTCAGACGTTGCTGGTAGACGTTGCCGGAGCGCAGATCGAAGGCGCTATAGTGGGACACGCCGAGCGGGACCCTGTTGCCGCAGGTCGGAAGAGTTGA
- the rho gene encoding transcription termination factor Rho — MSDTTDVTSDVSNVADDTTAAPARRRRSGTGLSAMLLPELQSLAASLGISGTARMRKSELIAAISERQAGGGAPRPRAEVAAATAPPRDEVRAEVRAEPERRDSGGGEQLAIVEEPPARERGTRRGRSSRAAAQEPRTDEPETATATAPAEPGERERGDARADRSGDGRNGRDRGERGERNDRGDRNDRNERNDRGEGRDRNDRNDRNDRNDRNEGRDRGDRGPRDSDDDGDGDGGGRRGRRSRFRDRRRRGDRGEGGGGDSGGGREPQVAEDDVLVPVAGILDVLDNYAFVRTTGYLSGPNDVYVSMSQVKKYGLRRGDAVTGAVRATRDGEQRRDKYNPLVRLDTINGMEPDEARRRPEFYKLTPLYPQDRLRLETEPHILTTRVIDLVMPIGKGQRALIVSPPKAGKTMVLQAIANAITHNNPECHLMVVLVDERPEEVTDMQRSVKGEVIAATFDRPPQDHTTVAELAIERAKRLVELGHDVVVLLDSVTRLGRSYNLAAPASGRIMSGGIDSTALYPPKRFLGAARNIENGGSLTILATALVETGSMMDTVIFEEFKGTGNAELKLDRKIADKRVFPAIDIHPSGTRKEEILLAPEELAITHKLRKVLHSLDSQGGLDLLLDRLKQSRTNIEFLMQIAKSTPGE; from the coding sequence TTGAGCGACACCACCGACGTGACGTCGGATGTCTCCAACGTCGCTGACGACACCACCGCTGCTCCTGCCCGCCGACGGCGGTCCGGCACCGGGCTGTCCGCGATGCTGCTGCCTGAGTTGCAGAGCCTCGCCGCGTCGCTCGGCATCTCCGGTACCGCCCGGATGCGCAAGAGCGAGTTGATCGCGGCGATCTCCGAGCGCCAGGCCGGTGGCGGTGCCCCGCGGCCACGTGCCGAGGTCGCCGCGGCGACCGCACCCCCTCGGGACGAGGTGCGCGCCGAGGTGCGTGCCGAGCCGGAGCGCCGAGACAGCGGCGGCGGCGAGCAGCTCGCGATCGTCGAGGAGCCGCCGGCGCGGGAGCGGGGCACCCGTCGGGGCCGGTCGAGTCGGGCGGCGGCGCAGGAGCCGCGGACCGACGAGCCGGAGACCGCGACGGCGACCGCTCCGGCCGAGCCGGGTGAGCGGGAGCGCGGCGACGCGCGCGCCGACCGGTCCGGTGACGGCCGTAACGGTCGGGACCGGGGCGAGCGCGGCGAGCGCAACGACCGGGGTGACCGCAACGACCGCAACGAGCGCAACGACCGTGGCGAGGGTCGGGACCGTAACGACCGTAACGACCGTAACGACCGTAACGACCGCAACGAGGGTCGGGACCGGGGCGACCGGGGGCCACGGGACAGCGACGACGACGGCGACGGCGACGGCGGTGGCCGGCGCGGGCGGCGCAGCCGGTTCCGCGACCGTCGGCGGCGGGGGGACCGCGGTGAGGGCGGTGGCGGCGACAGCGGCGGTGGCCGTGAGCCGCAGGTGGCCGAGGACGACGTCCTGGTGCCGGTCGCGGGCATCCTCGACGTCCTGGACAACTACGCGTTCGTACGCACCACCGGCTACCTGTCCGGGCCGAACGACGTCTACGTGTCCATGTCGCAGGTCAAGAAGTACGGCCTGCGTCGTGGTGACGCGGTCACCGGCGCGGTGCGGGCCACCCGGGACGGCGAGCAGCGGCGCGACAAGTACAACCCGCTGGTCCGGCTGGACACGATCAACGGCATGGAGCCGGACGAGGCGCGGCGGCGGCCGGAGTTCTACAAGCTCACCCCGCTCTACCCGCAGGACCGGTTGCGGCTGGAGACCGAGCCGCACATCCTCACCACCCGCGTCATCGACCTGGTGATGCCGATCGGCAAGGGGCAGCGGGCGCTGATCGTCTCCCCGCCGAAGGCGGGCAAGACGATGGTGTTGCAGGCGATCGCCAACGCGATCACCCACAACAACCCCGAGTGCCACCTGATGGTCGTCCTGGTCGACGAACGGCCCGAAGAGGTCACCGACATGCAGCGGTCGGTGAAGGGCGAGGTCATCGCGGCCACGTTCGACCGGCCGCCGCAGGACCACACCACCGTCGCCGAGCTGGCGATCGAGCGGGCCAAGCGCCTGGTCGAGCTGGGGCACGACGTCGTGGTCCTGCTCGACTCGGTGACCCGGCTGGGCCGCTCGTACAACCTGGCGGCACCGGCCAGCGGCCGGATCATGTCCGGTGGTATCGACTCGACGGCGCTCTACCCGCCGAAGCGGTTCCTCGGTGCGGCGCGCAACATCGAAAACGGTGGGTCGTTGACCATCCTGGCCACCGCACTGGTCGAGACCGGTTCCATGATGGACACGGTGATCTTCGAGGAGTTCAAGGGCACCGGCAACGCCGAGCTCAAACTCGACCGCAAGATCGCCGACAAGCGGGTCTTCCCGGCCATCGACATCCACCCTTCCGGCACCCGCAAGGAGGAGATCCTGCTCGCGCCGGAGGAGCTGGCGATCACCCACAAGCTCCGCAAGGTGCTGCACTCGCTGGACTCGCAGGGCGGTCTCGACCTGTTGCTGGACCGGCTCAAGCAGAGCCGGACCAACATCGAGTTCCTGATGCAGATCGCCAAGTCGACGCCGGGGGAGTGA
- the rpmE gene encoding 50S ribosomal protein L31, which produces MKKDIHPQYVTTEVTCSCGASFTTRSTASSGKIHVETCSACHPFYTGKQRVLDTAGRVAKFQQKYAKVQAKKAK; this is translated from the coding sequence ATGAAGAAGGACATTCACCCGCAGTACGTGACCACCGAGGTCACCTGCTCCTGCGGCGCCTCGTTCACCACCCGCAGCACCGCCTCCAGTGGCAAGATCCACGTCGAGACCTGCAGCGCCTGCCACCCGTTCTACACCGGCAAGCAGCGCGTCCTCGACACCGCGGGTCGGGTGGCCAAGTTCCAGCAGAAGTACGCGAAGGTCCAGGCCAAGAAGGCCAAGTAG